The proteins below come from a single Tachypleus tridentatus isolate NWPU-2018 chromosome 13, ASM421037v1, whole genome shotgun sequence genomic window:
- the LOC143239243 gene encoding uncharacterized protein LOC143239243: MSCFKFVALLPVLGCLMTSQAEQYVNPASGYENHRPSAPKLSVLIYDKRALFDPPGHYGKGPWEIFTHGYGLKYGFNNDKFTEKGYGYVKALGRNFCRDNPHSCPNYYNHRPFVFRGIREPYWGYRPRGGILHPLKEAVALARGYHLI; this comes from the exons ATGTCATGCTTTAAGTTTGTTGCG CTTCTTCCTGTTCTGGGCTGTTTGATGACGTCACAGGCGGAACAATACGTTAATCCTGCTTCTGGCTACGAAAACCATCGTCCATCTGCTCCAAAGTTGTCTGTGCTTATATACGATAAACGAGCGTTGTTCGACCCTCCAGGCCATTACGGAAAGGGACCCTGGGAGATTTTTACTCATGGGTATGGACTCAAATACGGATTCAATAATGACAAATTTACCGAGAAGGGTTACGGCTACGTCAAGGCTTTGGGCCGAAATTTCTGTCGGGATAATCCACATTCATGTCCCAACTATTACAACCACCGGCCCTTTGTTTTCCGAGGCATCAGAGAGCCTTACTGGGGGTACCGTCCACGAGGGGGCATATTACATCCTCTCAAAGAAGCTGTGGCCTTGGCTCGAGGATATCATCTTATCTGA